The nucleotide window aaaatgtaaaaaggaGAATTCGACCAGTCTTTAATTATGAACCATATAACCTAAAAATAATGTCTTACAACTTATATGTTTGCATAATGGAGAAAAATCATAAAGCTATGCAAATTAAACTCCTTCTCATCCCTCAGGGATCTAAAATTTGTTGTCTATATAATACTCTTGATCATTTGTGcggctataaatcatttcattacgaataaaataaaattttaaaattataaaaatataacattCTTTTTAAGatgaactaaaaagaaaaatatgccAAGTAAAATAGAATAGTAATACTCATTTGAAATCAGTCACCTCTATTATTTCCTTTGATTAAAGAGAAATCTTAGTCTCAAAATATGGCTTTTTTCAAAAGGATTCTCTACTATAATTCGTCGCAAGAACTAAACGTTAAAATTAAAGGCTacgatttatttattttattaaagttaTAAAAAGGAACCACTTAAAGGCAAGAACATGAGTGAAGCAATTAAATACTCCATATATGTGAAGTGTCTGTaccagaaaaagaaaaaaaaacgacTGCAGTTGAAGTGATAAAAAGGTGGTCGAGTAACCAATAATTCAATGCATTATATACAACCAAAAGAACAAATGAAAgttgtacaaaaaaaaagataaaaaaagaaaaggagtgGCAGGCAAAAAGTATGTACTACTttctccgtccacttttaattgtcatgttacATTTTTCAGAAGTcgttttaactaatttttaaagttaagttaaattatattaattcgatattttaaacaaaaagtttagatattcaaaaactatacgaaaagcactataaattgtaattttttgcatatcaatatgatgaaaaagtacatcataaaatgttagtcaaagttcttatagtttgactctgaaaaagaaaatcatgacaattaaaaatgaatggaGGAAGTATTATTCTAAACTCTTGggaaataaaatgtttttaagtTTTAGTTCAAGGTAAAATGGTAACACACTACTTAAAGTAATAGAACTTAAATCCTGACGTTATTTAAGTTCCACTAATTAAATTACATGATTAAACGATATGTTTCGTAATTGAATTAGTAAATTTCATTTGTAatatgtgataaaaaaaaatttagataacATAAAGTGATAGTAATCTTTggacattataaaataaaataaaattacgaTTCATATAAAATAGGAGTATTATTAGTGGAATGATGTTAAGCATTTTAgctttttttggaaaaaatatacTAAGTGTTGGATAAATTggacaaaagaaatatttagaaTTATTGAGAGTACGTTTTTATTATTAGATATAAGTTACTCATATATTTGCAAAAACATAAGCACTCAAAGATGAAAATGGTCTATTGATTGCATGTAATCAAACATTTTCTCCGTAACCTAGCGGATTTAgataatgaattttttaaacGTGAACCATTAGTTTTGCGTAGAAAAATTTATTCAATAGCAATGAAATAATGACTGTAGCATAATAACATTAGTATATatgcacacacaaaaataattaatattttgtttagtCACAATTCCATCATCTAGAATATATGAACAACTTATATTTGCTACATGAAATCAATCGGCAATTTATTTGAGTGCTTATATTTACGCAAATATATGAACAacttattatatttaataaataagagtaatatattttcatattttaaatctagaatttattttattaaaaacaaaagcttcaagagaaaaaatgacataaataaccTTATGACAAGTGGTATCCCAATTTATTTTTACTGCACCATCGATCATAGCGCAGTTTTGGATTGTATGATCTgcttcatattattattattattatccttGTGATTTTGAGGTAATTGCAATTCCAAATCAGCTTGTAATTTAGTGGATTGCTTCTTCTCTTTTGTTAATTCTAGTACATCAATATCCTCTGCATTTGTCTCCATCTTTTTGCCCCACAAAAAGCCGTACATCCCAGCCACTACGATGATTGACCCTACAACtctgatatatttttttaaaaaatgaatgaatattttACTAAGAATTATAATTAGATTACAATGAGAAAAGAATAAAGTGATAGGCTAAATATATACTTACACGCCAAGGTATAATTTCTCACGAAGCAATATCCAACTGAGAAATGCAGAAATAACTAAGAACAACGGATTGAACATCGAGACGTACAAAGGACCTTTTTTCTCAATGCACCACGAGCTCAGGAAATATGTAAATGATGTAGCCATAGCTCCCTGTAATCAACATCAAATAAACCTCATCATCATGAGCAAATTAATACTCGTATATATACATACTTTTTGGTTAtcctttttaataaatatttaaaaagcatatgaaaaaataagtaCATTATAGACAACTGAGACAGCTCTAATGGGATTTAATGTCCATTCAGAAAGTTTTGGAACGACACAAAAGCCAATGATAACGCACTCCACACTAGCCATTAGGCACATCAACGTTGTGCTTGTATATGGTGCTGCATACTTCTCGTTTACCCTTGCCTAATAaatccaaaaaaacaaaaatatcggtaaaaaattatttgcacTAAATCAATAAATGCAAGATCGATATATGTAGTGCATAACCTATGCCTTAATcagaatttatttattatgtatttttactGTAATTAGTGTAAACatattttaggaaaatattGAATAAGCATGGAAGAAATTTTAGTAACAGAAAACAATAGTATGTGTGTGTTTGTTAGAGAAGGGAGTAAATAGTTTTCAATTACCTGAATAATTAACCAAATGGCATAAGTGAGACTGGAGAGTATAAGTAGAAAAGGTCCTAAAAAGAAATTGGAATTGGCAGAATTGACATCTTTGCTTGTATTTTCTGCATATTTCCAGTGAAATCCTAATTGACCAATAACAACTTTTCCATGATATAATGACAATAACATTGCACCTCCAACACATATTATTGTACCCCAAAACTTAGTTTGTCCTGCTATACTTCTTAATCCCAATTTTTCAATCCTGCacccacaaaattaaaattattaatttacaGCCATTAATTATCATGCTTCAATTTGATAGTTTaactttttaatatttgtaGAAAATACAATTAATTACCCCAAGGGTACAGCTATGATAAAGGTGAAAGCTGGGATTAGATTATCAATGGCGGAGACAATTGTTGGAGTTGAATTCTTTAGCccaatgaaatatatattttgattcgCTGTTATCCTGTATATATCACGATAAGAAACACAAAAGGTTAGAATTGATGATACTATGTTAAATAAGTCCGACATTTATAACAATCACTAGTATTTATAATAGAGTagcattttattataataatcaaGTTCTCTTTGAAACTgatttttcatgttattttttgAATCTCTATAATGACATTTACATCAATCATTTCTATAACAATAAAATTACCCTCTATAACTCTTTCTCAAATATTAACAGATTTTAAGTCACTATATATTTCCCTCATTTTTGTTTCTAGACATTTAAGTTCATAATAAAGAAATGTCACTATTGTTGCTTTGTTAAATAAAGTCAGATATAGAAATAGGATctctaaattaatttaatacgttaagtatttttataaaatatatattagtatttTATTGGACAAAATTAAAGTTTGACAGCATATGTGGTTTTCAACAGAAAAGAAAATGCTTACCCGAAAATAGAACACAAAAATATCTGAAAAAGTATAGAGCGTGTCATCTTGGGCCTAGTTTTCCTGTcaatatgagaaaataaaaggatttaaaaaaagaaaaaactgaaTCAAGAAACaatgataaataaaacaaatattttgtgCCGGAattgttataattttcaaaactcaaacCTGAAATTTCTAAT belongs to Solanum stenotomum isolate F172 chromosome 1, ASM1918654v1, whole genome shotgun sequence and includes:
- the LOC125866999 gene encoding WAT1-related protein At1g09380-like isoform X2; the protein is MGNELMVFMIMVIVQVAYAGMVIISKLVMDGGMNAFVQSAYRPIFATISIAPFAFFLERKTRPKMTRSILFQIFLCSIFGITANQNIYFIGLKNSTPTIVSAIDNLIPAFTFIIAVPLGIEKLGLRSIAGQTKFWGTIICVGGAMLLSLYHGKVVIGQLGFHWKYAENTSKDVNSANSNFFLGPFLLILSSLTYAIWLIIQGAMATSFTYFLSSWCIEKKGPLYVSMFNPLFLVISAFLSWILLREKLYLGVVVGSIIVVAGMYGFLWGKKMETNAEDIDVLELTKEKKQSTKLQADLELQLPQNHKDNNNNNMKQIIQSKTAL
- the LOC125866999 gene encoding WAT1-related protein At1g09380-like isoform X1; the protein is MGNELMVFMIMVIVQVAYAGMVIISKLVMDGGMNAFVQSAYRPIFATISIAPFAFFLERKTRPKMTRSILFQIFLCSIFGITANQNIYFIGLKNSTPTIVSAIDNLIPAFTFIIAVPLGIEKLGLRSIAGQTKFWGTIICVGGAMLLSLYHGKVVIGQLGFHWKYAENTSKDVNSANSNFFLGPFLLILSSLTYAIWLIIQARVNEKYAAPYTSTTLMCLMASVECVIIGFCVVPKLSEWTLNPIRAVSVVYNGAMATSFTYFLSSWCIEKKGPLYVSMFNPLFLVISAFLSWILLREKLYLGVVVGSIIVVAGMYGFLWGKKMETNAEDIDVLELTKEKKQSTKLQADLELQLPQNHKDNNNNNMKQIIQSKTAL